A genomic stretch from Halalkalibacillus sediminis includes:
- the pheS gene encoding phenylalanine--tRNA ligase subunit alpha has protein sequence MKERLQELKQEALEKIQAADDTKALQDVRVYYLGKKGQITDVLKGMGKLSKEERPVIGQLANEVRDTLTEALDSKSEQLENEQIEKQLREEAIDVTLPGKPVQAGGSHLLMDVIRDIEDLFTSMGYEVAEGPEVETDYYNFEALNLPKGHPARDMQDTFYITEELLMRTHTSPVQARTMNRHEGRGPVKIICPGKVYRRDTDDATHSHQFTQIEGLYVDEKIRMSDLKGTLNVLAKHLFGEDRKIRLRPSYFPFTEPSVEMDISCKVCGGEGCSVCKGSGWIEILGAGMVHPNVLEMAGFDPDKYTGFAFGMGPERIAMLKYGIEDIRHFYTNDVRFLKQFHRV, from the coding sequence GTGAAAGAGCGATTACAAGAATTAAAGCAGGAAGCACTTGAGAAAATTCAAGCTGCTGATGACACGAAAGCTCTCCAGGATGTACGCGTTTACTATCTTGGTAAGAAGGGCCAAATTACAGATGTTCTTAAAGGGATGGGTAAACTGTCTAAAGAGGAACGTCCAGTGATTGGTCAACTAGCAAATGAAGTTAGAGACACGCTCACAGAAGCACTTGATTCAAAATCTGAACAACTTGAAAATGAACAAATCGAAAAACAATTGAGGGAAGAAGCGATTGACGTAACACTTCCTGGTAAACCTGTTCAAGCTGGTGGATCGCATCTTTTGATGGATGTTATTCGTGATATCGAAGACCTTTTCACCAGTATGGGGTATGAAGTGGCTGAGGGTCCAGAAGTTGAGACGGATTATTACAACTTTGAAGCTCTAAACCTACCTAAAGGTCACCCGGCAAGAGATATGCAGGATACTTTTTATATTACCGAAGAATTATTAATGCGTACACATACATCACCTGTTCAAGCACGTACGATGAACAGACACGAAGGTCGCGGTCCGGTCAAAATCATTTGTCCTGGAAAAGTTTACCGTCGTGACACGGATGATGCAACACACTCGCACCAGTTCACACAAATTGAAGGACTGTATGTTGATGAAAAAATTCGCATGAGTGACTTAAAAGGGACATTGAATGTGCTAGCGAAGCATCTTTTCGGTGAAGATCGTAAAATCCGCTTGCGTCCAAGTTACTTCCCGTTTACTGAACCTTCTGTCGAGATGGATATTTCATGCAAGGTTTGCGGCGGAGAAGGTTGTTCCGTATGTAAAGGGTCAGGCTGGATTGAAATTCTTGGTGCAGGAATGGTCCATCCGAACGTTCTAGAGATGGCTGGATTCGATCCGGACAAATATACAGGTTTCGCTTTCGGAATGGGGCCTGAACGAATTGCCATGTTGAAATACGGTATTGAAGATATCCGTCATTTCTACACGAATGATGTCCGATTCTTAAAACAATTTCACAGAGTATAA
- a CDS encoding TrmH family RNA methyltransferase, protein MIESNQNQHIKQWKKLHKKKYREEEQLFLVEGWHLVEEAMQSEWHVENIIRTENIDIPEHWRHVPVTLVSKKIFSEISQTETPQGIIAVVRQKDMTDFNHEKLLLLDGVQDPGNVGTIIRSALAFGIDAVILGKGSVDLFNEKVLRSTQGAFFHLPVVRGDLNEWVTQLQTKDIPVYGSALDREATPLSELHKTDRFAIVVGNEGSGIQDDILSQVDQKVFIPIQDESESLNVGVATSIMLYHFSTD, encoded by the coding sequence ATGATTGAATCGAATCAAAACCAACATATAAAGCAATGGAAGAAACTTCATAAAAAGAAATATCGAGAAGAAGAGCAACTCTTTTTAGTCGAAGGGTGGCATCTTGTAGAAGAAGCGATGCAGAGCGAGTGGCATGTGGAAAATATCATCCGCACAGAAAATATCGATATTCCTGAACATTGGCGTCACGTGCCAGTCACATTAGTTTCTAAAAAGATATTTTCTGAAATATCACAGACGGAAACACCTCAGGGGATTATCGCGGTTGTTCGACAGAAAGACATGACTGATTTCAACCATGAGAAGCTTCTGTTATTAGACGGTGTACAAGATCCAGGAAACGTTGGAACAATCATTCGTAGTGCCCTGGCTTTCGGAATCGATGCAGTCATTCTTGGTAAAGGTTCAGTAGATCTTTTTAATGAAAAGGTTCTTAGATCAACCCAAGGAGCATTTTTTCATCTACCGGTGGTTCGAGGAGATTTAAATGAATGGGTTACACAACTTCAGACTAAAGATATACCTGTATACGGAAGTGCTTTGGATCGTGAAGCGACGCCTCTATCGGAACTCCACAAAACTGATCGTTTCGCTATTGTGGTAGGAAATGAGGGGAGTGGAATTCAAGATGACATCTTATCTCAAGTCGATCAAAAAGTGTTCATTCCCATCCAAGACGAAAGTGAATCGTTGAATGTGGGAGTAGCTACAAGTATTATGCTGTATCATTTTTCAACGGATTGA